One region of Flavobacterium sp. KACC 22763 genomic DNA includes:
- a CDS encoding HAL/PAL/TAL family ammonia-lyase: MNTINEYLSLAEFEAIIFGKSKVAISDVVLNRVNESFNFLKEFSGNKVIYGVNTGFGPMAQYRIKESDQIQLQYNLIRSHSSGTGKPLNPECAKAAILARLNTLSLGNSGVHSSVIHLMAELINRDITPLIFEHGGVGASGDLVQLSHLALVLIGEGEVFYKGERRATAEVFEIEGLKPIQVEIREGLALINGTSVMTGIGVVNVHYAKKLLDWSLKASCAINELVQAYDDHFSAELNQTKRHKGQQEVAERMRQNLSDSTLIRKREDHLYSGENTEEIFKEKVQEYYSLRCVPQILGPVLETINNVASILEDEFNSANDNPIIDVKNKHVYHGGNFHGDYISLEMDKLKIVITKLTMLAERQLNYLLNSKINEILPPFVNLGTLGFNFGMQGVQFVATSTTAESQTLSNPMYVHSIPNNNDNQDIVSMGTNAAVMTAKVIENSFEVLAIELITIVQAIDYLRQKDQISSTTKKWYDDIRNIIPEFKEDQVMYPFVQKVKDYLINS, translated from the coding sequence ATGAATACAATAAATGAATATTTAAGTTTAGCAGAATTTGAAGCCATTATCTTCGGAAAAAGCAAAGTTGCGATAAGCGATGTGGTTTTAAATCGAGTAAACGAAAGTTTTAATTTCTTAAAAGAATTCTCAGGAAACAAAGTAATCTACGGAGTAAATACTGGCTTTGGTCCAATGGCTCAATATAGAATTAAGGAGTCAGATCAAATTCAATTGCAATACAATTTAATCAGAAGCCACTCTTCTGGAACAGGAAAACCTTTAAACCCTGAGTGTGCAAAAGCAGCAATTTTAGCTCGATTAAATACACTTTCTTTAGGAAACTCAGGAGTTCATTCTTCTGTTATTCATTTAATGGCAGAATTAATCAATCGAGATATTACACCTTTAATTTTTGAACACGGTGGTGTAGGTGCCAGCGGAGACTTAGTGCAGCTATCACATTTAGCTTTGGTATTAATTGGCGAAGGCGAAGTTTTCTATAAAGGCGAAAGACGCGCAACTGCAGAAGTTTTCGAAATTGAAGGTTTAAAACCAATTCAAGTAGAAATTAGAGAAGGTTTGGCATTAATCAACGGAACTTCTGTAATGACAGGAATTGGAGTAGTAAATGTTCATTATGCCAAAAAATTATTAGACTGGTCATTAAAAGCTTCTTGTGCGATTAACGAATTGGTTCAGGCTTATGATGATCATTTTTCTGCAGAATTAAATCAAACAAAACGTCATAAAGGACAGCAGGAAGTTGCTGAAAGAATGAGACAAAATCTTTCTGACAGTACTTTAATCCGTAAAAGAGAAGACCATTTATATTCTGGCGAAAACACCGAAGAAATCTTCAAAGAAAAAGTTCAGGAATATTACTCATTAAGATGTGTTCCTCAAATTCTGGGACCAGTTTTAGAAACTATAAATAATGTTGCTTCTATTCTAGAAGACGAATTTAACTCAGCAAACGATAACCCAATCATTGACGTAAAAAACAAACACGTTTATCACGGCGGAAATTTCCACGGAGATTACATTTCACTAGAAATGGATAAACTGAAAATCGTTATTACAAAATTAACGATGCTGGCAGAACGTCAATTGAATTATTTATTGAATTCAAAAATCAACGAAATTCTTCCTCCATTCGTAAACTTAGGAACATTAGGTTTTAATTTCGGAATGCAGGGTGTTCAGTTCGTTGCTACTTCAACAACTGCAGAAAGTCAGACATTATCTAATCCGATGTATGTTCACAGTATTCCAAACAATAATGACAATCAGGATATTGTAAGTATGGGAACAAATGCTGCAGTGATGACGGCAAAAGTAATTGAAAACTCTTTTGAAGTTTTGGCTATCGAATTAATTACAATTGTTCAGGCAATTGATTATTTGAGACAAAAAGATCAAATTTCGTCTACAACTAAAAAATGGTACGACGATATCAGAAATATAATTCCAGAATTTAAGGAAGACCAAGTAATGTATCCTTTTGTTCAAAAAGTAAAAGATTACTTGATCAACAGTTAA
- a CDS encoding NAD(P)/FAD-dependent oxidoreductase — MTKEFVDVLVIGAGPSGCVSASYLFKNNVKVKVVEKTKFPRLVVGESLIPRVMDHFAEAELFDALDAMNFEKKLGARFIRGEEICNFDFSVKFGEGWDWTWQVPRADFDNTMAQEIIRKGIDLEFETEVLEVSFEGKNSKTIVKDKDGNLKEIHAKFIIDSSGYGRVLPRLLDLDTPSKLDPHSSIFTHVKDINREEGVEGTQISFDILETQVWLWVIPFSNGNTSLGVVGPTDFINSLSENKDNAEALRNAIQKSDYYIKRFAGTEFLFEPVKLENYSRAVKRMYGDGFALTGNSSEFLDPVFSSGVAFATESGMLAAKLYLKEAQGIPVDWEVEFTQYMKRGIAVFTTYVQEWYTGNLQTLFFHQPENPEVKEKICAVLAGYVWNEENSFVKKHDHVIANMAYLLNMQKEQSPE, encoded by the coding sequence ATGACAAAGGAGTTTGTTGATGTTTTAGTGATTGGTGCAGGACCGTCTGGATGTGTTTCGGCATCGTATCTTTTTAAGAACAACGTAAAGGTTAAAGTTGTAGAAAAAACGAAGTTTCCGAGACTGGTAGTAGGCGAGAGCCTTATTCCGCGTGTAATGGATCATTTTGCTGAAGCAGAATTGTTTGACGCTCTTGATGCAATGAACTTCGAAAAAAAATTAGGAGCTCGTTTTATCAGAGGAGAAGAAATCTGCAATTTTGATTTTAGCGTAAAATTTGGCGAAGGATGGGATTGGACTTGGCAAGTTCCAAGAGCTGATTTTGACAATACAATGGCGCAAGAAATTATAAGAAAAGGGATTGATCTGGAATTTGAAACTGAAGTTTTGGAAGTTTCTTTTGAAGGGAAAAATTCAAAAACCATTGTAAAAGACAAAGACGGAAACCTAAAAGAAATCCACGCTAAATTTATCATCGACTCGAGTGGATATGGACGCGTTTTACCAAGACTTTTAGATTTGGATACACCGTCAAAATTAGATCCGCATTCTTCTATTTTTACTCATGTTAAAGATATAAATAGAGAAGAAGGTGTAGAGGGAACTCAAATTTCATTTGACATTTTAGAGACTCAAGTTTGGCTTTGGGTAATTCCGTTTTCTAACGGAAATACGAGTTTGGGAGTTGTTGGTCCAACAGATTTTATTAATTCTCTTTCTGAAAATAAAGACAATGCTGAAGCTTTGCGAAATGCCATTCAGAAATCTGATTATTATATTAAAAGATTTGCTGGAACAGAGTTTTTATTTGAACCTGTTAAATTAGAAAACTACTCAAGAGCTGTAAAAAGAATGTACGGCGACGGTTTTGCTTTAACAGGAAACAGTTCAGAATTTTTAGATCCAGTTTTCTCATCCGGAGTTGCTTTTGCAACCGAATCAGGAATGTTGGCTGCAAAATTATATTTGAAAGAAGCACAAGGAATTCCTGTAGATTGGGAAGTAGAATTTACGCAATACATGAAACGCGGAATCGCTGTTTTTACCACGTATGTTCAAGAATGGTACACAGGAAATTTACAGACTTTATTTTTCCACCAACCTGAAAATCCAGAAGTAAAAGAAAAAATATGCGCGGTTTTAGCGGGCTATGTTTGGAATGAAGAAAATTCGTTTGTCAAAAAACACGATCACGTAATTGCTAATATGGCGTATTTACTAAATATGCAAAAAGAACAAAGCCCTGAATAA
- a CDS encoding SDR family NAD(P)-dependent oxidoreductase: MFSLQNKKAIITGGGSGIGRAISVLFAKQGAEVHILELTEESAKETVEEIKSAGGTVFAHACDVSNHEQVKSTFEKIGNINILVNNAGIAHVGKVDTTSESDFDRIMNVNVKGVYNCLHASIPALRNSGGGVILNLASIACWVGIPDRFAYSTAKGAVMAMTLSVAKDYLQDKIRCNSISPARVHTPFVDGFIAKNYPGKEEEIFEKLSQSQPIGRMGKPEEIATLALFLCSDESSFITGSDYPIDGGFIKLNN, translated from the coding sequence ATGTTTTCATTACAAAATAAAAAAGCAATTATCACGGGCGGTGGAAGCGGAATTGGAAGAGCGATTTCGGTTTTATTTGCTAAACAAGGAGCTGAAGTTCATATTTTAGAATTGACTGAAGAAAGCGCAAAAGAAACCGTTGAAGAAATAAAATCAGCAGGAGGAACTGTTTTTGCTCACGCCTGCGACGTTTCAAACCACGAACAAGTAAAATCGACTTTCGAGAAAATCGGAAATATCAATATTTTGGTAAACAACGCTGGAATTGCGCACGTTGGAAAAGTAGACACAACTTCTGAATCTGATTTTGACAGAATCATGAATGTAAACGTAAAAGGGGTTTACAACTGTCTTCACGCTTCTATTCCGGCACTTAGAAATTCGGGCGGAGGAGTAATTTTAAACTTGGCTTCAATCGCTTGCTGGGTTGGAATTCCAGATCGTTTTGCTTATTCTACAGCAAAAGGCGCTGTTATGGCGATGACTTTATCGGTTGCTAAGGATTATTTACAGGATAAAATCAGATGTAATTCTATTTCTCCTGCGAGAGTTCACACGCCTTTCGTAGATGGATTTATTGCTAAAAATTATCCTGGAAAAGAAGAGGAAATTTTCGAAAAACTATCTCAATCACAACCAATCGGCCGTATGGGAAAACCAGAAGAAATCGCAACTTTAGCATTATTCTTATGCAGCGACGAATCGTCTTTCATCACAGGTTCAGATTACCCAATTGATGGTGGTTTTATCAAATTGAACAACTAA
- a CDS encoding fumarylacetoacetate hydrolase family protein: MKLIRFGEEGKEKPGVLLNEKRYDVSSIVTDYNEAFFENDGLAKLEEALKNNPALPEVSDSVRLGSPVARPSKIICIGLNYVDHCEETGAAIPEEPIIFFKSTTSLCGPNDNLIIPKNSEKTDWEVELAFVVGKKASYVSEEDAPNYIAGYCLLNDYSERAFQIERGGQWAKGKGSDTFAPLGPIMATPDEVGDVNNLKMWLTVNGKTFQNSNTSNLIFKIPFLVHYLSQFMTLLPGDVISTGTPPGVGLGIKPDPIYIKAGDVIELGIEGLGTSKQTAVAYQG; this comes from the coding sequence ATGAAACTTATTAGATTCGGAGAAGAAGGAAAGGAAAAACCAGGAGTTTTACTAAATGAAAAAAGATACGATGTTTCGTCAATTGTAACAGATTACAACGAAGCTTTTTTTGAAAATGACGGTTTAGCAAAATTAGAAGAAGCTTTAAAAAATAATCCAGCATTACCAGAAGTAAGCGATTCAGTTCGTTTAGGTTCGCCTGTTGCGCGTCCATCAAAAATTATCTGCATAGGATTAAATTATGTAGATCACTGCGAAGAAACCGGAGCTGCAATTCCAGAAGAACCAATTATCTTCTTTAAATCAACCACTTCTTTATGCGGACCAAATGATAATTTGATTATCCCAAAAAACAGTGAAAAAACAGACTGGGAAGTTGAATTAGCATTTGTTGTAGGCAAAAAAGCAAGCTACGTTTCTGAAGAAGATGCACCAAACTACATCGCTGGTTATTGCCTTTTGAATGATTATAGCGAAAGAGCATTCCAAATCGAAAGAGGCGGACAATGGGCAAAAGGAAAAGGTTCTGATACTTTCGCTCCTCTTGGACCAATTATGGCAACTCCAGACGAAGTTGGAGATGTAAACAACCTAAAAATGTGGCTTACAGTAAACGGAAAAACTTTCCAAAACAGTAATACTTCAAACTTGATTTTTAAAATTCCATTTTTAGTGCATTACCTAAGTCAGTTTATGACCTTGCTTCCTGGTGACGTTATCAGTACAGGAACACCTCCAGGAGTGGGATTAGGAATTAAACCAGATCCGATTTACATTAAAGCGGGTGACGTAATCGAATTAGGAATCGAAGGTTTAGGTACAAGCAAGCAAACTGCTGTAGCTTACCAAGGGTAA
- a CDS encoding L-rhamnose mutarotase, with protein MATQKFYLALDLIDDADLIAEYKELHENVWPEIKKSIQDSGIEVLDIYCTGNRLFMIIEADADFTFEKKDQADAANEKVQEWETLMWKFQQALPWAKPGQKWIVMEKIFGL; from the coding sequence ATGGCAACTCAAAAATTCTATCTGGCATTAGACTTAATAGATGATGCAGATTTGATTGCAGAATACAAAGAACTGCATGAAAATGTATGGCCAGAAATTAAAAAAAGCATTCAAGATTCTGGAATTGAAGTGCTAGATATTTATTGCACAGGAAACCGATTATTCATGATCATCGAAGCAGATGCTGATTTTACTTTCGAGAAAAAAGATCAAGCCGACGCAGCAAACGAAAAAGTTCAGGAATGGGAAACCTTAATGTGGAAATTTCAACAAGCTTTACCGTGGGCAAAACCAGGACAAAAATGGATTGTAATGGAGAAGATTTTTGGATTGTAA
- a CDS encoding WG repeat-containing protein has protein sequence MKKIFFLFLILAQSINAQELALVKKDGKFGLIRNDGTFAVEPKYSAAREFSDGLAAVKENGKWGFIDNTGAFVIPATFDSAKDFSSGICAIEKDAVWHYINKSGEIVNGNPKSDKLFDFHDGVAFFRQNDKVGLINNKFEIVLAPKYDVIRAFYKGYARVALNDKWGIIDTTGKEIAEVVYDEIGDGFNNTTWAKKGKAYGLVHNGVFIELPGVTEFGPFGTQDLIAAKKDGKFGFVDFKGQWVLKPLFDKAKGFSQNLAPVCLRGKWGYTNLTGECIVQPTYTDAEPFSENGLAAVKNLNGWGFIDKTGNLVIPTDYEISAVFGNYTRDEKGFVNGLARVKHKGKWGFLKPNGEILIEWFQNAELFQK, from the coding sequence ATGAAAAAAATATTTTTTTTATTCTTAATTCTCGCTCAATCAATTAACGCTCAAGAGCTTGCTTTAGTAAAAAAGGACGGTAAATTTGGGCTTATCCGAAACGATGGAACTTTTGCTGTTGAGCCAAAGTATAGTGCTGCAAGAGAATTTTCTGATGGTTTGGCTGCTGTTAAAGAGAATGGAAAATGGGGATTTATAGATAACACAGGAGCGTTTGTAATTCCAGCAACTTTTGATAGCGCAAAAGATTTTAGCAGCGGAATATGTGCCATAGAAAAAGACGCTGTTTGGCATTACATCAATAAAAGCGGCGAGATAGTAAATGGTAATCCAAAATCAGATAAATTATTTGATTTTCATGATGGAGTAGCTTTTTTTAGACAAAACGATAAAGTTGGATTAATCAATAACAAATTTGAAATTGTTCTTGCTCCAAAATATGATGTTATCAGAGCTTTTTATAAAGGTTATGCAAGAGTAGCGTTAAATGACAAATGGGGAATTATTGATACAACAGGGAAAGAAATTGCCGAAGTTGTTTACGACGAAATTGGCGATGGTTTCAATAATACAACATGGGCAAAAAAAGGAAAAGCATATGGATTAGTACACAATGGGGTTTTTATTGAACTACCTGGTGTTACTGAATTTGGTCCTTTTGGCACGCAAGACTTAATTGCGGCCAAAAAAGATGGGAAATTTGGATTTGTTGATTTTAAAGGTCAATGGGTTCTTAAACCATTATTTGACAAAGCAAAAGGTTTTTCTCAAAATTTAGCGCCTGTTTGTTTGAGAGGAAAATGGGGCTATACTAATTTAACAGGAGAGTGTATTGTACAGCCAACATATACCGACGCAGAGCCTTTTAGTGAAAATGGTCTTGCCGCTGTAAAAAATTTAAACGGTTGGGGATTTATAGATAAAACTGGAAATTTAGTAATTCCAACAGATTACGAAATTTCAGCAGTATTTGGAAATTATACACGTGATGAAAAAGGGTTTGTCAACGGATTAGCAAGGGTTAAGCATAAAGGAAAATGGGGTTTTCTTAAGCCAAATGGAGAAATTTTGATTGAATGGTTTCAGAATGCTGAACTCTTTCAAAAATAA
- a CDS encoding UxaA family hydrolase, whose amino-acid sequence MSENNTKKLVVKLHPDDNVLVALTDLQKGDSIHFENETYVLQDLIKAKHKFYMQDMKQGEEVNMYGVLVGKVQNDVAKGSLMTTENLKHAADPYAYRNASYEWNAPDVSKFENRTFKGYKRKDGRVGTANYWLFIPTVFCENRNLDVIKEALHKQLGYAVTDKYNQFTHELLEGYLNGNDINDINIELNPTPKNKRVFENVDGIKFLNHQGGCGGTRQDASTLSALLASYANHPNVGGITLLSLGCQHLQVQDFVNDVKRQNPEFDKPLFIFEQQQTESEEVLITNAIKKTFEGLIEINKYERTDAPLSDLCIGVKCGGSDGFSGVSANPAVGYTSDLVVALGGKILLAEFPELCGAEQNLIDRCVTEDKAKKFIDLMESYDELAHKVGSGFHMNPSPGNIKDGLITDAIKSAGAAKKGGTSPVVDVLDYTELVTKPGLSLVCTPGNDVEATTGKAASGATLILFTTGLGTPTGNPVCPVIKVATNSVLATRMKDIIDIDCGPIISGEKSIEEMGEEILEYCIKAASGEIIPKAVQLNQDDFIPWKRGVSL is encoded by the coding sequence ATGTCTGAGAATAACACAAAAAAACTGGTTGTAAAACTGCATCCAGACGATAATGTATTGGTTGCCTTAACCGATCTTCAAAAAGGCGATTCGATTCATTTTGAAAATGAAACTTACGTTTTACAAGACCTCATCAAAGCCAAACACAAATTCTACATGCAGGACATGAAGCAGGGAGAAGAAGTAAATATGTACGGTGTTTTGGTTGGAAAAGTGCAAAACGATGTGGCAAAAGGAAGTTTAATGACGACCGAAAACCTAAAACATGCTGCAGATCCTTACGCTTACAGAAATGCTTCTTACGAATGGAATGCACCAGATGTTTCTAAGTTTGAAAACAGAACTTTTAAAGGTTACAAAAGAAAAGACGGACGTGTTGGAACGGCAAATTACTGGCTTTTTATCCCGACTGTTTTTTGTGAAAACAGAAATCTTGACGTAATCAAAGAAGCCTTACACAAACAATTGGGTTATGCTGTAACAGACAAATACAACCAATTTACGCACGAATTACTGGAAGGTTACTTGAACGGAAATGACATTAATGATATCAATATTGAATTAAATCCGACTCCAAAAAACAAACGTGTTTTTGAAAATGTAGACGGAATCAAATTCTTAAATCACCAAGGAGGTTGTGGCGGAACTCGCCAAGACGCTTCTACTTTGAGCGCTTTATTGGCTTCTTATGCCAATCATCCAAACGTTGGCGGAATCACACTTTTGAGTTTAGGATGCCAGCATTTACAAGTTCAGGATTTTGTAAATGACGTAAAAAGACAAAATCCAGAGTTTGACAAACCATTGTTTATTTTTGAACAGCAGCAAACAGAAAGCGAAGAAGTTCTGATTACAAATGCCATCAAAAAAACTTTTGAAGGTTTAATCGAAATCAACAAATACGAAAGAACAGATGCCCCATTAAGCGATTTATGTATTGGTGTAAAATGTGGCGGAAGTGATGGTTTCAGCGGTGTTTCTGCAAATCCTGCTGTGGGTTATACTTCAGATTTAGTCGTAGCTTTAGGCGGAAAAATTCTTTTGGCTGAATTTCCAGAATTATGCGGTGCCGAGCAGAATTTAATTGACAGATGTGTTACGGAAGATAAGGCTAAAAAATTCATCGATTTAATGGAATCTTATGATGAACTAGCACATAAAGTGGGTTCTGGTTTCCATATGAATCCGTCACCGGGAAATATCAAAGATGGTTTAATTACAGACGCCATCAAAAGTGCTGGAGCGGCAAAAAAAGGCGGAACTTCACCTGTAGTTGATGTTTTAGATTATACAGAACTAGTTACAAAACCAGGTTTAAGTTTGGTTTGTACACCAGGAAATGACGTAGAAGCAACAACTGGAAAAGCAGCTTCTGGAGCAACTTTAATTTTGTTTACAACTGGATTGGGAACTCCGACAGGAAACCCAGTCTGTCCTGTAATTAAAGTAGCAACAAATTCGGTTTTGGCAACCAGAATGAAAGATATTATCGATATTGACTGTGGACCAATTATCAGTGGCGAAAAATCTATTGAAGAAATGGGCGAGGAAATCTTAGAATATTGCATCAAAGCGGCAAGCGGCGAAATTATTCCGAAAGCAGTTCAATTAAACCAAGACGATTTTATTCCGTGGAAACGCGGCGTATCTTTGTAA
- a CDS encoding WG repeat-containing protein — MKKSLIFLSLVLIQFVNSQELALVKKNSKIGYLSKDGSFKIEPQYKSARSFSEGLAAVENGGKWGFIDAKGTWVIPADFKDAKDFNNGIAVVQKDKDWVYINTKGEIQQAPASEKLFDFNDGVAFIRQNNKVGLINNKMTVVLEPKYDQIKPFENGYARVELNKNWGIIDTNGKELVEPVYAEVGNYFKGTTWARKDKTFGLVSGGKFVPVDGAEKIWDFETQDLTFAKKNGKIGYIDLKGNWAILPIYDKGKAFSKNLAPVLVGKKWGFINPEGKFVIEPTYSDAEVFSTNGLAPVKESNWGFINESGKLVIPTQYGITTNAIIAMFTQQDKGFIGGVARVKNEGKWGFLKPDGTVLANQWFENAELFSKSAEKPQPAVAPVSAEKPKQETKPATKPAAKPAPKKKK, encoded by the coding sequence ATGAAAAAGTCACTTATTTTTTTATCGCTAGTATTAATTCAATTTGTTAATAGTCAAGAATTAGCATTAGTTAAAAAAAACTCCAAAATTGGATATCTTTCTAAAGACGGATCTTTTAAAATCGAACCGCAATACAAATCTGCTAGAAGTTTTTCTGAAGGTTTAGCTGCTGTAGAAAACGGCGGGAAATGGGGATTTATCGATGCAAAAGGAACTTGGGTAATTCCAGCCGATTTTAAAGATGCTAAAGATTTTAACAACGGAATCGCAGTTGTACAAAAAGACAAAGACTGGGTTTATATTAATACAAAAGGAGAAATTCAACAAGCTCCGGCATCTGAAAAATTATTTGATTTTAATGATGGCGTTGCTTTCATTAGACAAAACAATAAGGTTGGTTTGATTAACAACAAAATGACTGTTGTTTTAGAACCAAAATACGATCAGATCAAACCTTTTGAAAATGGTTATGCCAGAGTTGAATTAAACAAAAACTGGGGAATTATTGATACTAACGGAAAAGAATTGGTTGAACCAGTTTACGCCGAAGTTGGAAATTATTTTAAAGGAACAACTTGGGCTAGAAAAGACAAAACTTTCGGATTGGTAAGCGGCGGAAAATTTGTTCCTGTTGACGGAGCTGAAAAAATCTGGGATTTTGAAACTCAAGATTTGACTTTTGCCAAAAAGAACGGAAAAATTGGATACATCGATTTAAAAGGAAATTGGGCAATTCTTCCTATTTACGATAAAGGGAAAGCGTTTTCAAAAAACCTTGCTCCAGTTCTAGTTGGAAAAAAATGGGGATTCATTAACCCAGAGGGGAAATTTGTGATTGAGCCAACTTACAGCGATGCCGAAGTTTTCAGTACAAACGGTCTAGCTCCAGTAAAAGAAAGCAACTGGGGATTCATTAATGAATCTGGAAAATTAGTAATCCCAACTCAATATGGCATCACAACAAATGCTATTATTGCGATGTTTACGCAACAAGATAAAGGATTTATTGGTGGTGTTGCTAGAGTAAAAAACGAAGGAAAATGGGGATTTCTTAAACCTGACGGAACAGTTTTGGCCAACCAATGGTTTGAAAACGCAGAACTGTTTTCTAAAAGTGCAGAAAAACCTCAGCCAGCTGTAGCTCCCGTTTCTGCCGAAAAACCAAAACAAGAAACTAAGCCAGCGACAAAACCGGCTGCAAAACCAGCACCTAAAAAAAAGAAATAA
- a CDS encoding AraC family transcriptional regulator yields MKLEQTKIASYLNTKVSVLNRIEPFFQAPFHSHPELELVYVKESFGKRIIGNSVMPFAPGDMVFLGSDIPHVWLNDEKYYQGIEDLRANSIVVYFHKDIFGPTFYELKETQKINELFFQAGKGISIIGKTNKQIAKKLEKLVSKKDFEVIVGLFEILSILSESQDTIYINDEIYSLMQKDSKVDRLSEVFQYVNKNYKKNISLEEIAAVANMTRTSFCRMFRIKTKKNFIDYLHEIRISNACKLLLETDKSMSEIAYECGYKTASNFNKLFKKVKGITPSDFKNNAKVSFATDYKD; encoded by the coding sequence ATGAAATTGGAACAAACCAAAATAGCGTCTTATCTCAATACGAAGGTTTCGGTGCTGAATCGTATTGAACCTTTTTTTCAAGCACCCTTTCATTCGCATCCCGAATTGGAATTGGTATATGTAAAAGAGAGTTTCGGCAAACGAATTATCGGAAATTCGGTAATGCCTTTTGCGCCTGGAGATATGGTTTTTTTAGGTTCTGATATTCCACATGTTTGGCTGAATGATGAGAAATATTATCAGGGAATTGAGGATTTAAGAGCCAATTCGATTGTCGTATATTTTCATAAAGATATTTTCGGGCCGACTTTTTACGAATTAAAAGAAACCCAAAAAATCAACGAACTCTTTTTTCAAGCCGGAAAAGGAATTTCGATTATCGGAAAAACCAATAAACAGATTGCGAAAAAACTGGAGAAATTAGTTTCTAAAAAAGACTTCGAAGTTATTGTCGGACTTTTTGAGATTTTGTCTATTCTTTCTGAAAGTCAGGATACGATTTACATCAATGACGAAATTTATTCTCTGATGCAGAAAGATTCGAAAGTAGATCGTCTTTCTGAGGTTTTTCAATACGTCAACAAAAATTATAAAAAGAATATTTCCTTAGAAGAAATTGCCGCAGTCGCGAATATGACGCGGACTTCTTTTTGTAGAATGTTCAGGATAAAAACGAAAAAGAATTTTATAGATTATCTGCACGAAATCCGAATTTCAAATGCCTGTAAATTGTTGTTGGAAACCGATAAAAGCATGTCGGAGATTGCTTATGAATGCGGTTATAAAACGGCTTCAAACTTCAATAAACTCTTCAAAAAAGTTAAGGGAATTACGCCTTCGGATTTTAAAAATAACGCAAAAGTTAGTTTTGCCACAGATTACAAGGATTAA
- the fabG gene encoding 3-oxoacyl-ACP reductase FabG, with protein MKCVLVTGGSRGIGSAICKKLAVESDYHILINYHSNKTAAEETLQEVQKLGATGEILGFDVSNFEEVQTVLTAWQEANPEKLVEAIVNNAGITKDGLFMWMTPEDWNGVMNTSVNGFFNVTQFFIQKMLRNKYGRIVNMVSVSGVKGTAGQANYSAAKGAIVAATKALAQEVAKRNITVNAVAPGFIRTDMTSQLDEKELLKLIPVNRFGEAEEVADLVSFLISKKASYITGEIININGGIYS; from the coding sequence ATGAAGTGTGTATTAGTAACAGGCGGTTCGAGAGGAATTGGAAGTGCGATTTGTAAAAAACTAGCCGTAGAATCCGATTATCATATTCTGATTAATTATCATTCGAATAAAACAGCTGCCGAAGAAACATTACAAGAAGTACAAAAATTAGGCGCAACAGGCGAAATCTTAGGTTTTGATGTTTCTAATTTTGAAGAAGTACAAACTGTTTTAACTGCTTGGCAGGAAGCTAATCCTGAAAAATTGGTTGAAGCAATTGTAAACAATGCCGGAATCACAAAAGATGGCCTTTTTATGTGGATGACTCCAGAAGACTGGAACGGCGTTATGAATACAAGCGTAAACGGTTTCTTTAATGTAACTCAGTTTTTCATTCAAAAAATGTTACGCAATAAATACGGCCGAATCGTAAATATGGTTTCTGTTTCTGGAGTAAAAGGAACAGCGGGACAAGCCAATTATTCGGCTGCAAAAGGTGCCATTGTAGCAGCAACTAAAGCTTTGGCTCAAGAAGTTGCAAAACGAAACATTACTGTAAATGCTGTCGCTCCAGGTTTTATCAGAACCGATATGACAAGTCAGCTAGACGAAAAAGAATTATTAAAGCTAATTCCGGTTAATCGTTTCGGTGAAGCAGAAGAAGTAGCAGATTTGGTAAGCTTTTTGATTTCTAAAAAAGCAAGCTATATTACAGGAGAAATTATCAACATAAATGGCGGAATATATTCTTAA